Proteins encoded within one genomic window of Bemisia tabaci chromosome 2, PGI_BMITA_v3:
- the LOC109044462 gene encoding uncharacterized protein, with amino-acid sequence MRRFKHILFEDEHKAAHEHFKRCTNIQLDIEEEVPLIIISSLIAEGHSDKKIKAILKPENASGPASTTETAPAVQQAVQQAVQQAVPPPSVLPPAAMAYGRMPMYYPQYPQYYPNNWPTNWPTNWPQVAAPPPPPPQQTIVQQGERSRQVGEKEKRFRERSSSRRHK; translated from the exons ATTTTGTTCGAAGAT GAACACAAAGCCGCACACGAGCACTTCAAAAGGTGCACAAATATTCAGCTCGATATAGAGGAAGAAGTTCCATTAATCATCATTAGTTCCTTGATCG cgGAAGGACATTCTGATAAGAAAATAAAGGCCATCCTCAAGCCTGAAAATGCAAGTGGCCCAGCAAGCACTACAGAAACTGCTCCAGCAGTCCAACAAGCAGTTCAACAAGCAGTTCAACAAGCAGTTCCACCACCTTCAGTTTTGCCCCCCGCTGCAATg GCGTATGGCAGGATGCCCATGTACTACCCACAATACCCTCAATACTACCCAAACAATTGGCCAACCAATTGGCCAACCAATTGGCCGCAAGTTGCAGCACCCCCACCACCGCCACCACAGCAAACCATAGTTCAACAGGGCGAACGCAGCCGCCAAGTAGGCGAGAAGGAAAAAAGATTTCGTGAG AGAAGCTCCTCAAGAAGACACAAGTAA